DNA sequence from the Nocardioides jiangxiensis genome:
CGAGGTCGACCTCGCGATCGTCGCCGTCCCGGCCGACGCGGTGCAGGACGTCGTGCTCGACTGCGCGGCCAAGGGCGTCAAGGGCCTGGTCGTCATCTCGTCGGGCTTCGCCGAGACCGGCGACGAGGGCCGGCAGCGGCAGCGCAAGCTCGTCGGGCTCGCGCGCTCCTACGGCCTGCGCCTGATCGGCCCCAACTGCCTCGGCGTCATCAACACCGACCCCGATGTCTCGATCAACGCCTCGCTCTCGCCGCACATGCCGGCGCGAGGCCGCGCGGGCTTCTTCTGCCAGTCCGGTGCCCTCGGCTCCGCGATCCTCGACAAGGTCAACGCCCGAGGCCTCGGCCTGTCGACGTTCGTCTCCGCGGGCAACCGTGCCGACGTCTCCGGCAACGACCTCCTGCAGTACTGGGAGGAGGACGACTCCACCGAGGTCGTCCTGCTCTACATGGAGTCGATGGGCAACCCGCGCAAGTTCTCGCGCATCGCGCGCCGCGTCTCGCGCAAGAAGCCGATCGTCGCGGTCCGGTCGGGCCGCACCACGCAGGGTGTGCCGATGGGCCACCAGGTCCGCACGGCGATGACCCCGCCGGGAGCAGTCGACGCGATGTTCCGCCAGGCCGGCGTGATCCAGGTCGACACCCTGGAGGAGATGTTCGACGTGGCCCAGGTGCTCGCGCACCAGCCGCTGCCGGGTGGCCGCCGGGTCGCGATCGTCGGCAACTCCGACGCCATCGGCCTGCTCGCGCGCGATGCCTCGGCGTCGTCGGGCCTGGTCGTGGCGAAGCAGTTCGACCTCGGTGCGCGCGCGACGGCTGCGGACTTCGAGGCGGCGCTGCGGGAGGCGATCGCCTCCGACGACATCGACGCCGTCGTCGCCGTCTGGCTGCCGCCGCTCAACACCTCGGCCGCGGAGCCGGCGACGGCCCTCGCCGCCGCGGCCGCCACGTCGACCAAGCCGATCGTCTCGACCTTCCTCGGCGAGAAGGGTGTCCCGCCGCAGCTCCGCGTCCGCGACGCGTCCGGTGGGGCCGCGGGCCGCGGCTCCGTGCCCTCCTATCCTGCGGTCGAGTCGGCTGTCCGGGCCCTCGCGAAGGTCGTCGAGTACGCCGTGTGGCTCCGGCTCCCGCAGCACGAGGCCGCCGAGGTCCTCGTCGACCCGGTCGGCGGCCGCGAGGTCGTCGAGCAGGTGCTCACCCTCGCCCCGCGGGGCAGGGTCCTCGAGTACGCCGAGGCGCGCGACCTGCTCGCGGCGTACGGCATGGAGCTGTGGCCCTCGCTGCCCGCCGACACCGTCGAGGACGCGATCGCCGCTGCCTCCGATCTCGGCTGGGACGTCGTCCTCAAGGCGACCGCCGACCGGTTCCGGCAGCGTCCGGACCTGGTGCACTCGTGGCGCCACATCCGCGACGCGGGGGAGATGCGCCAGGCGTGGGCGCTGCTGCGGGGCCGGGTGGAGCACCCCGACGAGGCGGCGTTCGTCGTGCAGCCGACGGCTCCGCAGGGCGTGCCGGTCTCGATCACCGCCGAGGAGGACCCGCTCTTCGGACCGGTGATCTCCTTCGGCATCGCCGGCCCGGTCTCCGAGCTCCTCGGCGACCGCTCCTGGCGCATCCCGCCGCTGTCGATCCACGACGCCCGCGCGATGACCCGCGAGATCAAGGGCTCGCCCATGCTCTTCGGCTACCGCGGCTCCGACATCGTCGACGTCGACGCCGTGGAGGACCTGCTGCTCCGCGTCGCGCGCCTGAAGAACGACCTGCCGCAGGTGCACAACATCTCGCTGCCACTCGTCCTGGCGTCGCCGACGGGCGCGTCCGTCCTCTCGGCCTCGATCCGCGTGCAGCCGGTCACCGACGCCCGGGCCGACTGGTTCGCGCGGCGTCTCAACCCGCTGCCGGGCGACACGCTGCACTGAGCAGGGCTGCACTGCCTGGTTGGGTCCGGAGCGGCGACGTTCCAGGGCAGGCTGCGACCCGTACGCTGACCGCGACTAGGTGAGACCCCTGACGGCGTCGGCGACCGCTTCGGGTGCTTCGATGAGTGGCCAGTGACCGACGTGGCCGAGCTCGTTGACCACCGCGGTCGGGATGTTGGTGTGGACGCGCTCGATCATGTGCGCGCCTGAGATCGGGTCGAGCAGGCCCCACACGAAGCTGAGCGGGATGCCGGTGCCCTCGAGCGCGCTGACCCACCGGTCGGCATGGGTCCTGCGGTCGGTGATGTAGCTGATCGTGTCGTGGATGTTGACGTGACCGCGTGTGTTGGCGGCCCAGATGTCGTCGGCGGCGTCCTGGAAGTCGAAGTCTGCCGCGAAGGTCGGGCGGAGTGCCTGGGTCATCGCTTCCCGGGTCATCGCGGCGCTCACGAGCGGCCCCTGGACGGGATCGAGCAGGGCGGTCTGCACGGGTTCGGGGCGGTGGAGGTCGGGGTAGATGCCGCCGTTGAGCAGCAGCACCGCGGTCAGTCGGACACTCAGGCGCTCTTCGGCGTGACGCGCAAGGAGCTCCTGGGCCACGGTCGCGGAGTAGTCGTGAGCGACGAGCACCGTCGAGGTCGTCGCATGGTGCGCCCACAGGGCCTCGACCAGGTCGGCCTGCTCGTGGATCGAGTAGGCGTGCGGGGAGGGCTTGTCCGAGGCTCCGAAGCCCAGGAGGTCGGGCATCAGCAGCGTGTGGTCGCCGGCCAGCTGGTCTGCGACTGCGGACCAGTCGTGGGAGCAGCTCGGGTATCCGTGCAGCAGGGTCACCGTGGGGCCGGATCCCGTCGAGCGCACGAAGATGCTGCGTTCGGTGTCGCTGAGGCGTAGCGGGACCATCGTGCCCGCCGCCCACCAGTCATGGATGCTCATGTCACTCGTCTCACTCGAACACGTCCGGCTGGGTGGCAACGATCTGCTCCCACAGCGGACGGAACTGGAACCAGCCGACCAGGTCGCTGCCGATCTGGCTGTGGGTCAGGGTCGCGGTGTCGTGATCGATCAGGGTGGGGGTGCCGGCCGCCATGGCGATCATCTGTGCCTGGCAGGAGCGCTCCATGGTCACAAACCACCACGCGGCGGCGGACACGGTCGTCCCTACTGTGATCAGGCCGTGGTTGCGCAGGATCGCCGCCTTGTGGCCACCGATCGCTGCCGCGATGTTCTTGCCTTCCTCCTCAGCGAGGACGGTTCCGCGGTAGTCGTCGTAGCGCCCGTGATCGTTGTAGAACGCGCATGCGTCCTGGGTGATCGGGTCGAGGGGGATGCCGAGCGAGGACAGCGCCTTGCCGTACAGCGAATGCGTGTGCGCGGCCGCGACGGCGTCCGGGCGCGCTTCGTGGACCTGGGCGTGGATCACGAAGGCGGCCGCGTTGACCGGGCGGCGACCATGCACGACGTGGCCCTTGTGGTCTACACAGATCAGGTCGCTCACCCGGATCTGGTTGAAGCTCATCCCGAAGGGGTTCACCCAGAAGAGGTCGGGGTCCTCCGGGTCGCGCGCCGTCATGTGGCCGGCGACGCCTTCGGAGAAGCCGAGCTTGCCGAAGACCCGGAACGCCACGGCGAGGTCGCGCAGTCGCTGCTGGCGTTCCTCCTCGACCGACAGCCCCATCGGGGGCAGGGGGAGGTCGCAGTCGTCCGGGAACGGGCCGAGAGCCCGCTCCAGCAGTGCCTTCATGTCCTCGTCCATGGCGGACCCTCTCGATAGTGATCGCAATCGGATTGTGATCACTATCGGATTTGATTCGCTATCATGTCAAGGGTCGAGTTCGAGTCGTCCAGATGCGGGGGAGTCCGGTGCCGAAGGGGCCAACGAAGCGACGTCCGGAGACGCGCGCGAAGCTGCTGGCGGCAGCCGGTGAGCTGTTCGCCCGGCAGGGGGTCGGGGCGACCTCGATCGGCGAGATCTGTCGTCAGGCGGGCTACACCACCGGTGCCTTCTACTCGAACTTCGAGTCGAAGGACGAGCTGTTCTTCACGCTCTTCGACGCACATGCCGCGGAGGCCATCGAGACGATCCGGCAGCGCCTCGAAGCACTGGACGTCGAGAGCTTGACCGTCGAGGAGCTGATCGCCCCCTTCGCGCACATCCGGCCCGAGGAGCGCGACTGGTTCCTGATCAGCTCGGAGTTCACGCTGTTCGCGATCCGCAACAGCGACGCAGCGCGGAAGGTCGCGGAGCACGATGCCCGCGCCCGCGCGATGCTCACCCCGGTGGTCACCCGGCTGCTGGCTGCGGCTGGCGTGACGTCGCCGGCGGGGGTCGACCACTTCTGCCGCTACCTGATCGCCCTGCGCGAGGGGGGTCTCGCCCAGAGCCTGGTCGAACCGGAGAACCTCGACCATGGCGAGCTCGAGCGCACGTATCTTCCTCGGCTCCTACGGGGCTTCGAGAAGTAGCTCGGTCACCGCGTGGACGTGCATACGCTGGGCACGTGACCACCGTGCGCATGGACAACGTCGCGATCGTCGTGGAGGACCTCGACGCGGCGATCGGCTTCTTCGACGAGCTCGGCCTCGACCTCGAGGGACGCCAGTTCGTCGAGGGAGCGGTCGCCGACGAGTGCACCGGCCTGGTCGGCGTACGCACCGAGATCGCGATGATGCGGACGCCCGACGGCAGTGGCCGCCTCGAGCTCACTGCCTACGACCGCCCGCCGGCGAGCACGACCGAGCCGCCGCACCTGCCGCCGAACACGATCGGACTGCACCGCGTGATGTTCGAGGTCGACGACATCGAGGAGAGGGTCGAGCGGCTCGCCCGGCACGGCGCGACCCTGCTCGGGCAGGTCGCCAGCTACGAAGACGTCTACCTGCTCTGCTACCTCCGCGGGCCGAGCGGCATCGTCGTGGCGCTCGCCGAGAGCATCGGCTGAAGGGTTCGGCGGAACCGGTACACGGCCGGTCGCGTCCGAGGAGGATGACGCCCATGTGTTCCGCCCTCGTCCGCGTGGTCGCCGGTGCGGCCCTCACTGCCAGCCTCGCCGGTCTCGCCGCCTGCACGGCGGACCGTGCCGCGGCGCCTGAACGGCCTGCTGTCGCGACGTCACGCGGGCCACAGCTTCCGCCGCCGCGCACGACCCACGACAACGAGGCCGCCACCGCCGCGTACGCCGACTGGCTGCTGCACGCGGTGCCGATGCCGGCAGGTGCGCGCGAGTGGAGCAGGTCGCCCCTCGACCAGTTCCGGCGGGCGACGCTCGGCGTGAGCCCGTCCGACCCGCGGTTCCAGCGCACGACGTGGTGGACCGTCCCGCTCGGGCTGGGTGACCTCGGGAGCTGGGTCGCCTCCCACGTGCCGAAGGGGCTGCGGCTCGAGGACGGCACGCCGTCGCAGAGCATGTCGATGGGCAGGACGGAGTACGACGTCGACCTGCTCGGGGCGAGCACGGCCACCCACACCGGCAGCGTGCTCAACCTCGCGATCGTGGAGCGTGCCGGCGGCATCGTCGTCCGGGTCGACACCTTCGTCGCGGCGCGCTTCGTGCGGACGGCGCTGGTGCCGGACGACGCCGCGTCCGTGACGCTCCGCCGGGTCAGGGCCGCGACCACAGGGCACCGGCCCGCGTCCCGCACAGCCGTGCGGCGCCTCACCGACCCCGCCGTCGTACGCCGCGTGGTGGACCTGGTCAACCGGCAGCCGGCGGCGATGACGGTGGAGAACATCCATGGCTGCCCCGCGATGCTCGGGGGCACCGTCTGGACGCTGACCTTCGCCACGGGCCAGGGGGAGTGGACGGCAGTCGGCAGCGGCGACGACTGCTATCCCGCGCTCGTCCTGCGGCACGACGGGGTGCGGGTCGGCCCTACGCTCGAGCCGGGCCGGGCTTTCGACGACGCCCTCGACCGGTTCCTCAGGAGCGCATCCGGTCCTGCAGGTCCGGGTAGCTGATCGCGCCGTCGAGGAAGCCCAGCGTGCCGGTGGCCAGCAGCTCGTGCCCGGCCCGCTCGAGCAGGGCGAAGGCGGCACGCGCGATGCTGCCGCCGAGGCTGACCCGCTTCACACCGAGGGCGAAGAGCTCGGGTGCCGGGATGGTGTTCGCCAGGCCGGCCACGATGTTGAGCGGCGCGGGGATCTCGCGCGCGAGCCGTTCGATCGTCGCGGCATCACGCACGGCCGGGACGAAGATGCAGTCGGCTCCCGCCTCGAGGTAGGCGTGGGCGCGCCGGATCGTCTCCGCGAACGGGTCCTCGAAGGACCCCGCGAAGTAGGTGTCCGTGCGGGCGTTGATGACGAAGGCCCCGGCGGGGGCAGCCGACCGCGCGGCAGCGATGCGCTCCGCGCCCTCGGCGACGGAGAAGAGGGCGCCGTCCGCGATGTCCTCGAGGTTGGCGCCCACGGCTCCGGCGTCGACGGCCAGCGACACCGTCGCCGCGACGCCCGAGGGCGAGGTCGCGTAGCCGTCTTCCAGGTCGGCGGTCACCGGCACGGGCACGGCGTCGACGATCGAGGCCACGTGGTCGAGCATCACCTCGCGCGGGACCAGTCCGCCGTCGGGGACGCCCAGCGACCAGGCGACGCCGGCGCTCGTCGTGGCGATGGCCGGGAAGCCGCACCCGGCGAGGATGCGGGCGGACCCGGCGTCCCAGGCGTTGGGGAGGACGAAGCCCGGCCCCTGGTGCAGGGCGAGCAGGGCGGCGGCAGATGAGGTCACGACGCCATCATCGACCCGGCGTCACTCGTTGCGGGAGGCCCTGAGCGCACGCTTCGCGTCGGCGCAGTAGGTGTCGGCGACGTACTCCTGGCCGGACAGCGCTGCGATTCGCTCCATCACGACGTCGGTCAGCTCGCGCTGTGCCTCGCGGGTCTCCTCGCGTCCCTCCCACGGCGAGAGGTCGATCGGCTCACCGAAGATGATGGTCGGGCGGGTCCAGCGACCCGCGATCCTGCCCGGAGGAGCCAGCGTGTCGGTGCCGATGACGGCGACGGGGACGAGGGGGACCTTGGTGTCGAAGGCGATCCGGGCGACCCCGGTCTTGCCCTTGTAGAGGCGGCCGTCGTGCGAGCGCGTGCCCTCGGGGTAGATGCCGAAGATGTGGCCCTCGTTGAGGATCCGCTTGGCGGTGATCATCGCTCCCTCGGCGGCGGTGGCGCCGGAGCGGTCGATCGGGACGTTGCCGGTGTTGGTGAAGAAGAACCGGTGCCACGCCCCCTGCAGCCCCGTGCCCTCGAAGTACTCCGCCTTCGCGACGTAGCGCACCATCCGCGGCAGCGACATCGGCACGACGAGCCAGTCGAGGTAGGACAGGTGGTTGCCCGCGAGCAGGACGCCGCCGGAGGCCGGCACGTTCTCGCGGCCGATCACCTTCGGCTGCAGCGCGAGCTTGAGCCACGGCGCGAGGAGGGCGTACTTGAGGGCCGAGTAGAAGAGCGGCTGGTCGGGCAGCACGTCAGGCTCCGTTCGTGAGGGTGGTCTGGTCGTCGAGCAGGCCGGCGCCGCGGAGGAGCTCGAAGGCCCGACGGTACGCGGCGTCGTGGGTGATCCGGATGCGGGCGGCGTCGCGCTCGGTCCGGCTCGGGATGGGGTCGTGAGGACCGGGGGCCAGCACCGCCGTCCGGACGCCGGCCAGCTCTCCGGAGGTCATGGCAGCGCGGTCGGCGGCGTACCGCTCGGGGCGGGCACGGTACGCGGCGGCGATCTCGTCACCGTGGCGGCCGAGGTACCGCTCGATCAGCCGGTCCATCGGGCCGCGGCCCGGAGCTGCGCCGTCCGGGCGGGTGGCGAGGACGATCGCGTGCGTCGCGCCCAGGGAGGCGGCTGCGCGGACCGGGATCGCCTCGGAGACGCCCCCGTCCAGCCAGCGCTCGCCCGCGTGGACGACGGGCGGGCCGCCGACCAGGGGGAGGGCACAGCTGGCGAGGAGGGCGCCGGCGAGCTCGCCGGCCTCACGGAGCTGGGTCAGGGGGACTGCGACCCCGTCGCTCAGGCGCGTCGCCACGAGGGCGACCGGCGCGGTGACGTCGCGGATCCGCGTGTCCAGCCCGAGGGACTCCATGGTCACGTCGATGACCCGCTGGCCGTGGACCACCGGCCGCCCGCGCAGCAGGTTGCGCGGGTCGATCAGATCACGGGAGACGTACGCCGAGGGGTACAGGTCGCTCAGGGCGCGCGACCGCCCGCACGCGGCAGCGAGCGTGTTGGTGGCGCCTGCGGAGGTGCCGACGAAGAGGTCGAAGTGCCGTGTCGCGCCGATCTCCTCCAGGGCCGCCGCCATGGCGGCGGAGATGACGCCCCGCATGCCGCCGCCCTCGACGACGAGGGCCAGGCGTGCGCCGTCGGAGGTCTCGCCGGACATGCGGCGCGCGAGGAGGTCGAGGGCCGTGGTCATCAGACGGCCTCGTCCGCGCGGCTGAAGCGGGTGACCGGCGCGCTCTCGCCGCGCAGCACCTCGAGCTCGGCGACGATCGCCTGCATGATCCGGCCCGTCGCCTCGGCGACGGCAACCGGGTCGGCCTGGCGGCCGACGAGGTCGGAGAGGTCGACGGGGGAGCCGATGCGGAAGGCGACCTCCGGCTGGTTCCACAGGCGCACGCGGAGGCGTCCGGAGTAGGCGGGCATCAGCTCCTGGGCGCCCCACTGGGCAACCGGGATGACGGGAGCGCCGGTCTCGAGCGCGATGCGGGCCGTGCCGGTCTTCGCCGTCACCGGCCACCCGTCCGGGTCGCGGGTGATGGTGCCCTCGACGTACGCGAGGATCACGGCGCCCTTCCGCACGGCCTCGACGGCCGGACCGATCGACAGTCCGCCGGCGGACCGGTCCACCGGGACGTGGTCGGTCGCGCGGAACCACCAGCCGACCCACCGGTTGCGGAAGAGGCTCTCCTTGGCGAGGAACGACGGCACCCGGCCCTCGTGCTCGATCATGAAGTGCGTCGTCAGGATCGGGTCGACCTGGGAGATGTGGTTGAGGGCGATGATCGCGCCGCCCTCGGCAGGTGTCTGGGGCGTGCCGCTCCACGTGGTCCGGGTGAGCGCGACGAGCAGCGGGCGGAGAGCGCGGGCGGAGGCCCACCAGACCCGGTTCCAGCCCGGGACCGTGGGGAAGTCGAAGATCGTCGGCTCGGTCATGCCCGTCCTTCCTGCGTTACAAAACGGCGGAAGTGTAACCATGAAATCGTGAAAACGTTGCGTCTGCGCGTAGCCTGAGCGTCCGCGATAATGAGGACACAGCGAAGGACGGAGTCGGAGTGGCTGGTCGGAACGACCTGCGGGAGCGCATCCTCGATGCGGCCGCGCAGGTGCTGCGCGAGCATGGTCCGCGACCGCGGCTGATCACGACGATCGCCGAGCGGGCGCAGGTCTCGCGCCCCACGCTCTACCGGCACTTCCGTGACCGGACCGAGCTCTACGACTCGCTGATGCGGGCCGAGCTGCAGCGCGTCGTCGAGGAGGTCGTGCAGCGCGCGGAGACCTCGGCCGACCCGTTCCAGGACTACGTCAAC
Encoded proteins:
- a CDS encoding bifunctional acetate--CoA ligase family protein/GNAT family N-acetyltransferase; the encoded protein is MSEAAPETPLPPHHWEADVLLLDGGTAHIRPIRPDDAAGLEQFYARVSDRSKYYRFFAPRPKLSTREIAIFTRVDHTNRIAFVMELAGRIIAVGRFDVVAPGEAEVAFLVEDRHQGRGIAQILLEHLAQAGRERGVRRFTADVLPDNKRMIATFEAAGYQVMGGVEDGVMTLGFDIDPTTTAIGVMQDREHRSESAAIAQFLAARSVAVIGASRRQGSIGQALVRNLVTGDFTGRVYAVNPAGESVSGLAAYATVGEIPDEVDLAIVAVPADAVQDVVLDCAAKGVKGLVVISSGFAETGDEGRQRQRKLVGLARSYGLRLIGPNCLGVINTDPDVSINASLSPHMPARGRAGFFCQSGALGSAILDKVNARGLGLSTFVSAGNRADVSGNDLLQYWEEDDSTEVVLLYMESMGNPRKFSRIARRVSRKKPIVAVRSGRTTQGVPMGHQVRTAMTPPGAVDAMFRQAGVIQVDTLEEMFDVAQVLAHQPLPGGRRVAIVGNSDAIGLLARDASASSGLVVAKQFDLGARATAADFEAALREAIASDDIDAVVAVWLPPLNTSAAEPATALAAAAATSTKPIVSTFLGEKGVPPQLRVRDASGGAAGRGSVPSYPAVESAVRALAKVVEYAVWLRLPQHEAAEVLVDPVGGREVVEQVLTLAPRGRVLEYAEARDLLAAYGMELWPSLPADTVEDAIAAASDLGWDVVLKATADRFRQRPDLVHSWRHIRDAGEMRQAWALLRGRVEHPDEAAFVVQPTAPQGVPVSITAEEDPLFGPVISFGIAGPVSELLGDRSWRIPPLSIHDARAMTREIKGSPMLFGYRGSDIVDVDAVEDLLLRVARLKNDLPQVHNISLPLVLASPTGASVLSASIRVQPVTDARADWFARRLNPLPGDTLH
- a CDS encoding alpha/beta fold hydrolase, giving the protein MSIHDWWAAGTMVPLRLSDTERSIFVRSTGSGPTVTLLHGYPSCSHDWSAVADQLAGDHTLLMPDLLGFGASDKPSPHAYSIHEQADLVEALWAHHATTSTVLVAHDYSATVAQELLARHAEERLSVRLTAVLLLNGGIYPDLHRPEPVQTALLDPVQGPLVSAAMTREAMTQALRPTFAADFDFQDAADDIWAANTRGHVNIHDTISYITDRRTHADRWVSALEGTGIPLSFVWGLLDPISGAHMIERVHTNIPTAVVNELGHVGHWPLIEAPEAVADAVRGLT
- a CDS encoding class II aldolase/adducin family protein encodes the protein MDEDMKALLERALGPFPDDCDLPLPPMGLSVEEERQQRLRDLAVAFRVFGKLGFSEGVAGHMTARDPEDPDLFWVNPFGMSFNQIRVSDLICVDHKGHVVHGRRPVNAAAFVIHAQVHEARPDAVAAAHTHSLYGKALSSLGIPLDPITQDACAFYNDHGRYDDYRGTVLAEEEGKNIAAAIGGHKAAILRNHGLITVGTTVSAAAWWFVTMERSCQAQMIAMAAGTPTLIDHDTATLTHSQIGSDLVGWFQFRPLWEQIVATQPDVFE
- a CDS encoding TetR/AcrR family transcriptional regulator; the protein is MPKGPTKRRPETRAKLLAAAGELFARQGVGATSIGEICRQAGYTTGAFYSNFESKDELFFTLFDAHAAEAIETIRQRLEALDVESLTVEELIAPFAHIRPEERDWFLISSEFTLFAIRNSDAARKVAEHDARARAMLTPVVTRLLAAAGVTSPAGVDHFCRYLIALREGGLAQSLVEPENLDHGELERTYLPRLLRGFEK
- a CDS encoding VOC family protein codes for the protein MTTVRMDNVAIVVEDLDAAIGFFDELGLDLEGRQFVEGAVADECTGLVGVRTEIAMMRTPDGSGRLELTAYDRPPASTTEPPHLPPNTIGLHRVMFEVDDIEERVERLARHGATLLGQVASYEDVYLLCYLRGPSGIVVALAESIG
- a CDS encoding isocitrate lyase/PEP mutase family protein; translation: MTSSAAALLALHQGPGFVLPNAWDAGSARILAGCGFPAIATTSAGVAWSLGVPDGGLVPREVMLDHVASIVDAVPVPVTADLEDGYATSPSGVAATVSLAVDAGAVGANLEDIADGALFSVAEGAERIAAARSAAPAGAFVINARTDTYFAGSFEDPFAETIRRAHAYLEAGADCIFVPAVRDAATIERLAREIPAPLNIVAGLANTIPAPELFALGVKRVSLGGSIARAAFALLERAGHELLATGTLGFLDGAISYPDLQDRMRS
- a CDS encoding lysophospholipid acyltransferase family protein, which produces MLPDQPLFYSALKYALLAPWLKLALQPKVIGRENVPASGGVLLAGNHLSYLDWLVVPMSLPRMVRYVAKAEYFEGTGLQGAWHRFFFTNTGNVPIDRSGATAAEGAMITAKRILNEGHIFGIYPEGTRSHDGRLYKGKTGVARIAFDTKVPLVPVAVIGTDTLAPPGRIAGRWTRPTIIFGEPIDLSPWEGREETREAQRELTDVVMERIAALSGQEYVADTYCADAKRALRASRNE
- a CDS encoding patatin-like phospholipase family protein, encoding MTTALDLLARRMSGETSDGARLALVVEGGGMRGVISAAMAAALEEIGATRHFDLFVGTSAGATNTLAAACGRSRALSDLYPSAYVSRDLIDPRNLLRGRPVVHGQRVIDVTMESLGLDTRIRDVTAPVALVATRLSDGVAVPLTQLREAGELAGALLASCALPLVGGPPVVHAGERWLDGGVSEAIPVRAAASLGATHAIVLATRPDGAAPGRGPMDRLIERYLGRHGDEIAAAYRARPERYAADRAAMTSGELAGVRTAVLAPGPHDPIPSRTERDAARIRITHDAAYRRAFELLRGAGLLDDQTTLTNGA
- a CDS encoding lysophospholipid acyltransferase family protein; the protein is MTEPTIFDFPTVPGWNRVWWASARALRPLLVALTRTTWSGTPQTPAEGGAIIALNHISQVDPILTTHFMIEHEGRVPSFLAKESLFRNRWVGWWFRATDHVPVDRSAGGLSIGPAVEAVRKGAVILAYVEGTITRDPDGWPVTAKTGTARIALETGAPVIPVAQWGAQELMPAYSGRLRVRLWNQPEVAFRIGSPVDLSDLVGRQADPVAVAEATGRIMQAIVAELEVLRGESAPVTRFSRADEAV